The proteins below come from a single Methanolobus chelungpuianus genomic window:
- the hisH gene encoding imidazole glycerol phosphate synthase subunit HisH, whose amino-acid sequence MKKIVIIDYGLGNLRSVRKGLEHAGADVIISSDPAAILDADGVILPGVGAFRDAMRNIQALLDTISSYVSSGKPMLGICLGQQILMSESEEGGHTQGLDLIKGSVLRFPHTELKVPHMGWNSIGISRKHPFFEGIPDNTYVYFVHSYYVDTAAGNTLASSEYGTKFAASVINDAGNVIGTQFHPEKSGDMGLRMLRNFVNMC is encoded by the coding sequence ATGAAAAAGATAGTTATCATCGATTACGGGCTCGGCAACCTCAGGAGCGTCCGCAAGGGACTGGAGCATGCCGGCGCCGATGTCATCATATCCAGCGATCCTGCGGCGATACTGGACGCTGACGGTGTGATCCTGCCGGGGGTCGGAGCCTTCAGGGATGCCATGAGGAACATCCAGGCTTTACTTGACACGATCAGCAGCTATGTATCTTCCGGGAAGCCCATGCTTGGCATCTGCCTGGGACAGCAGATACTCATGAGCGAGTCCGAGGAAGGGGGGCACACGCAGGGACTTGACCTCATAAAAGGCAGCGTCCTGCGCTTTCCCCACACGGAACTGAAAGTGCCCCACATGGGCTGGAACTCCATCGGGATAAGCCGGAAGCACCCCTTCTTTGAGGGCATACCGGACAACACCTATGTGTATTTCGTGCACTCCTACTATGTGGACACTGCCGCCGGCAACACGCTTGCGTCCAGTGAGTATGGTACTAAGTTCGCCGCGTCTGTTATCAATGACGCAGGCAACGTCATAGGCACGCAGTTCCATCCCGAGAAGAGCGGGGATATGGGACTGAGAATGCTCAGGAATTTTGTCAATATGTGCTGA